In Desulfovibrio porci, one genomic interval encodes:
- a CDS encoding autotransporter family protein, translated as MLTKGAMGNLVNKYRAVLKKCGLLNVFGSLAVAGALVLGGAGMAGAVDIGWGQDKDVEISGAANKMDAGAAKSLTISGTDNAFSYTGVAGGGAGQLFIGEKLVIANGGKLTINVSKHAGIQGAASYDALVNSSNKYTAALDMSGADSKLTINSQMQMKDVAINGGTVEISGMAGEASSDKWADGAMLGAVGGTFSLNGGTVTLGDHAQLFAPTFNLDGGEIDMAGSEAGKAALVRAYGDNGSLNLNGTTINVTQDKHGVLSAADMRITGGELNVAQNANLTMGITKLDTDQSLTEALKTSTEATVTQTGGTVNVAGRMDLGGALNIEGGEFTVAQSGQVAILNDNRNSAINMRGGVLNVYGYADAAQLAITGGTTNIIGDPSKTWDQQGLGGYNERWDPAANSDVGGWVDADMPTTVSGPDTVVNIQNANLFGGMATTNDTGGLRITDGATVNLSGTGDSAGMLFASDGQALTITKGASVNVADGQGGVFQAKTVNITDGATVSTGGELLMVGGGLTKGQTISSAKNNASAAEAVVGNGGTLAVTGTGYVDLNKHTNKGQDVSSSITFMEGSTFDVSAASVSNGNTAIRNAVDNAVKVADGAKLRISGAKAGERYAIADAAINQTGENKNGWRDANLLSSTSFLGFDFNPVTGEVTTRAKSAAEAMPALDSELGNLASGMYAAGRNDYFASEKGRRFLSRATDGNYMADAGQAAVTIESAARMAVIGAVPQMTMAAANAAGNAVTQRTGLAQPGGDAIQSMAADGSVQTGASAGDASKTGFAMWIMPLYQSANGWGLEGGNFNMDYSGGLGGVAIGADYTFDNAIRAGITFNIGGGYAEGSGDFNKTTNDMNFWGIGAYLGWAQNNFGLTADVNYTSTYNKLEQELPSGMQMRDLKSDVTAWAVSAGLRGEYRFETGVVDIIPHAGVRYMSLNTDEYDVKSEGTLLKGDAINQNIWTFPVGVAFSKRIETGNGWHVKPSLDLAVIPAAGDIKARGDVRFTGVSGTAELETQTMDYISYMGQAGLEFGNDSVSFGVNYNLQAGAHSTAHGVFGTFRYEF; from the coding sequence ATGCTTACAAAAGGCGCTATGGGGAATCTTGTCAACAAATATCGGGCCGTACTCAAAAAATGCGGCCTTCTCAACGTGTTCGGCTCGCTGGCCGTGGCCGGGGCGCTGGTCCTGGGCGGCGCGGGCATGGCCGGAGCGGTGGATATTGGGTGGGGGCAGGATAAAGATGTGGAAATTTCAGGCGCTGCCAATAAAATGGATGCCGGAGCGGCCAAAAGCCTGACCATCTCCGGAACGGATAATGCGTTCAGCTATACCGGCGTTGCTGGCGGCGGCGCTGGTCAGCTCTTTATCGGTGAAAAACTGGTCATTGCCAACGGCGGCAAGCTCACCATCAACGTCTCCAAGCACGCGGGCATTCAGGGCGCGGCCAGCTACGACGCCCTTGTGAATAGCAGCAACAAATATACCGCCGCTCTCGACATGAGCGGCGCGGACTCAAAACTGACAATCAACAGCCAGATGCAGATGAAGGACGTGGCCATAAACGGCGGCACGGTCGAAATCTCCGGAATGGCGGGCGAAGCTTCCAGCGACAAGTGGGCTGACGGAGCCATGCTGGGCGCGGTAGGCGGCACGTTCTCTCTGAACGGCGGCACGGTCACGCTGGGCGATCATGCCCAGCTTTTCGCGCCCACGTTCAATCTGGACGGCGGCGAAATTGACATGGCGGGAAGTGAGGCGGGCAAGGCCGCGCTTGTCCGCGCCTATGGCGATAATGGTTCGCTGAACCTGAACGGCACGACCATCAATGTGACGCAAGACAAGCACGGCGTGTTGAGCGCCGCAGACATGCGGATCACCGGCGGCGAGCTGAATGTGGCCCAAAACGCCAACCTGACTATGGGCATTACCAAGCTTGATACGGATCAAAGCCTGACGGAAGCTTTGAAGACTTCCACCGAGGCCACGGTTACCCAGACCGGCGGCACGGTGAACGTTGCCGGGCGTATGGATCTGGGCGGCGCGCTGAACATTGAAGGCGGCGAGTTTACGGTGGCGCAGAGCGGTCAAGTTGCCATTCTCAACGACAACAGGAATTCCGCCATCAACATGAGGGGCGGTGTTCTGAACGTGTACGGCTATGCCGATGCCGCGCAACTGGCGATTACCGGCGGCACCACCAATATCATCGGCGATCCGTCCAAGACCTGGGATCAGCAGGGCCTGGGCGGCTATAATGAAAGATGGGATCCGGCAGCAAACAGCGATGTCGGCGGCTGGGTGGACGCGGACATGCCCACCACGGTCAGCGGCCCCGACACTGTGGTCAATATTCAAAACGCCAACCTTTTCGGCGGGATGGCCACTACCAACGACACTGGCGGTCTGCGCATCACGGACGGCGCGACCGTCAATCTCTCCGGCACAGGGGATAGCGCGGGCATGCTCTTTGCCTCCGACGGTCAAGCGCTGACCATCACCAAGGGCGCTTCGGTCAATGTTGCCGACGGGCAGGGCGGCGTATTCCAGGCCAAGACGGTCAACATCACCGACGGCGCCACGGTCAGCACCGGCGGCGAACTGCTGATGGTGGGCGGCGGACTGACGAAGGGGCAGACTATTTCAAGCGCCAAAAACAACGCCTCAGCCGCTGAAGCCGTCGTAGGCAACGGCGGCACGTTGGCCGTGACGGGCACGGGCTATGTGGATCTGAACAAGCATACAAATAAAGGACAAGACGTAAGCTCCTCCATCACCTTTATGGAAGGTTCCACCTTCGACGTCAGCGCCGCCTCTGTCAGCAACGGCAATACCGCCATCAGAAACGCCGTCGACAATGCGGTGAAGGTCGCGGACGGCGCGAAACTGCGCATCAGCGGGGCCAAGGCGGGGGAAAGGTACGCCATCGCGGACGCCGCCATCAACCAGACCGGCGAGAATAAGAACGGCTGGCGCGACGCCAATCTGCTCAGCAGCACCTCATTCCTCGGCTTTGACTTCAACCCCGTCACCGGCGAGGTCACGACCAGGGCCAAATCCGCCGCCGAGGCCATGCCCGCGCTGGACAGCGAGCTGGGCAATCTGGCTTCGGGCATGTACGCGGCCGGGCGCAACGACTATTTCGCATCCGAAAAGGGCCGCCGTTTCCTGTCCCGCGCCACGGACGGCAATTATATGGCTGACGCCGGACAGGCTGCCGTGACCATCGAAAGTGCGGCGCGCATGGCCGTCATCGGCGCTGTGCCGCAGATGACCATGGCCGCCGCCAATGCGGCGGGCAATGCCGTGACCCAGCGTACCGGCCTGGCGCAGCCCGGCGGCGACGCCATCCAGAGCATGGCGGCCGATGGCTCTGTACAGACCGGCGCGTCCGCCGGGGACGCTTCCAAAACCGGCTTCGCCATGTGGATCATGCCCCTGTACCAGAGCGCCAACGGCTGGGGCCTGGAAGGCGGCAACTTCAACATGGACTACAGCGGCGGTCTGGGCGGCGTGGCCATCGGCGCGGATTACACCTTTGACAACGCCATCCGCGCGGGCATCACCTTCAACATCGGCGGCGGCTACGCCGAAGGTTCCGGCGACTTCAACAAGACCACCAACGACATGAACTTCTGGGGCATCGGCGCGTATCTGGGCTGGGCGCAAAACAACTTCGGCCTCACCGCCGACGTGAACTACACCTCCACCTACAACAAGCTGGAGCAGGAGTTGCCCTCCGGCATGCAGATGCGCGACCTCAAGAGCGACGTGACGGCCTGGGCCGTCAGCGCGGGCCTGCGCGGCGAGTACAGGTTCGAAACCGGCGTGGTGGACATCATCCCCCATGCGGGCGTGCGCTACATGAGCCTGAACACCGACGAATACGACGTGAAGTCCGAGGGCACGCTGCTCAAGGGCGACGCCATCAACCAGAACATCTGGACCTTCCCGGTGGGCGTGGCCTTCAGCAAGCGTATCGAGACGGGCAACGGCTGGCACGTCAAGCCCAGCCTGGATCTGGCCGTGATTCCCGCCGCCGGGGACATCAAGGCGCGCGGCGACGTGCGCTTCACCGGCGTGAGCGGCACGGCGGAACTGGAAACCCAGACCATGGACTACATTTCCTACATGGGTCAGGCCGGTCTGGAATTCGGCAACGACAGCGTCAGCTTCGGCGTGAACTACAACTTGCAGGCGGGGGCGCACAGCACGGCGCACGGCGTGTTCGGCACTTTCCGTTACGAGTTCTGA
- a CDS encoding tyrosine-type recombinase/integrase, protein MTKHRAQHSSAVRPSDILKFDAFVAAVYLPHVKLRKRSWQVDERIARQRLSPAFGARRLDGIRRGEVENWLHDLAAQGLSPATCNRNLAVFKSVCSLAMLHGVLPAGQSPCAGVSAFKIHFQRERCLNLAEARRLMRALERSSRPEAAAIRLLLLTGARKSEILKARWENVRLDQRLLTVPLSKSGKPRHILLSDEAVAVIRSLPRAPGCPWLFPGHAPGKPLSDIFLFWRTLRRGLGLADMRIHDLRHSFASFLVNAGHSLYEVQKLLGHSDPRTTMRYAHLGQASLLSATQNVSDFLTPDSGRTSEGREGQNGESGREENAPMPSRGTRPAIRRRHMRARPPYRAVRRHEPQGRQDREKQKKMR, encoded by the coding sequence ATGACCAAGCACCGCGCACAGCACTCTTCCGCAGTCCGCCCGTCCGACATTCTGAAGTTCGACGCCTTTGTCGCCGCCGTCTATCTGCCGCACGTCAAACTTCGCAAGCGGAGCTGGCAGGTGGATGAACGCATTGCCCGGCAGCGTCTTTCTCCGGCTTTCGGAGCCCGGCGGCTGGACGGCATCCGGCGCGGCGAGGTGGAAAACTGGTTGCACGATCTGGCGGCCCAGGGTCTGAGTCCGGCCACCTGCAACCGCAATCTGGCCGTCTTTAAAAGCGTCTGCTCCCTGGCCATGCTGCACGGCGTGCTGCCCGCCGGGCAATCGCCCTGCGCGGGCGTGTCCGCCTTTAAAATCCATTTCCAGCGGGAACGCTGCCTCAACCTTGCGGAGGCCCGGCGGCTCATGCGGGCGCTTGAGCGCTCTTCGCGTCCCGAGGCGGCGGCCATCCGGCTGCTTCTGCTCACCGGCGCGCGCAAAAGCGAAATTCTCAAGGCCCGCTGGGAAAATGTACGCCTGGATCAGCGCCTGCTCACCGTGCCGCTGTCCAAATCCGGCAAGCCGCGCCATATCCTGCTGTCCGACGAGGCCGTGGCCGTCATCCGCTCCCTGCCGCGCGCGCCGGGTTGTCCGTGGCTGTTTCCCGGCCATGCGCCGGGCAAGCCGCTCAGCGACATTTTTCTTTTCTGGAGAACGTTGCGGCGCGGGCTGGGTCTGGCCGACATGCGCATCCATGATCTGCGGCACTCTTTCGCCAGCTTTCTGGTCAATGCCGGGCACTCGCTCTATGAGGTGCAAAAACTGCTGGGACACAGCGACCCCAGAACAACCATGCGCTATGCCCATCTGGGGCAGGCCTCCCTGTTGTCGGCGACCCAGAACGTCAGCGATTTTCTGACGCCGGACAGCGGGCGGACCAGTGAAGGGAGGGAGGGACAAAACGGGGAAAGCGGCAGGGAAGAAAACGCCCCCATGCCCTCGCGCGGAACACGCCCCGCCATACGGAGAAGGCATATGCGCGCGCGGCCGCCGTATCGCGCCGTCCGTCGGCACGAGCCGCAAGGAAGGCAGGACAGGGAAAAACAGAAGAAAATGCGCTGA
- a CDS encoding GNAT family N-acetyltransferase, producing the protein MLSFQEERFNQVGDEAQALTRAHWDEVEAVLHGEQAYQLDAARYAALEGLDMLAVITARHGDGRLAGYAAFTVLPCPHRPGVILAALDGLYLAPEARRGLAALGLLRRAESCLTARGVGLIQYSSPASRPCDALYRRLGARHTETVWHKTITPEEVR; encoded by the coding sequence ATGCTCAGTTTTCAGGAGGAAAGGTTCAATCAGGTGGGTGACGAGGCTCAGGCCCTGACCCGGGCCCACTGGGATGAGGTGGAAGCCGTCCTGCACGGCGAGCAGGCCTATCAACTGGATGCGGCGCGATACGCCGCGCTGGAAGGGCTGGACATGCTGGCCGTGATCACGGCCAGGCACGGGGACGGACGTCTGGCGGGCTACGCCGCCTTCACGGTGCTGCCCTGCCCACACCGGCCGGGCGTCATCCTGGCGGCCCTGGACGGGCTTTATCTCGCGCCCGAGGCGCGGCGCGGCCTGGCCGCTCTCGGCCTGCTGCGCCGCGCGGAAAGCTGCCTCACCGCGCGCGGCGTGGGACTCATCCAGTACAGTTCACCGGCCTCGCGCCCTTGCGACGCGCTCTACCGCCGTCTGGGCGCACGGCACACGGAAACGGTCTGGCACAAAACCATTACACCAGAGGAGGTGCGGTAA
- a CDS encoding acyltransferase family protein, giving the protein MAQGDKILSIQALRGIAAILVVVFHAQVLLEKFVAKGAQPAWLNSIPLLAKGGQVGVDIFFVISGLVIVYTCWDRFGCPVNAAFFLKKRIFRIFPVYWLNLVPWVIVFLFFSHALASHPVFNLEQTIFSFFLIPCFNGMNGPLNTYYLLGAAWALTYEFYFYLLVTLALFFDRKWFVPIIIVCFAGGTFIPQKETIPLLTIFSSSLLAEFLYGMAIGYALRRAVRIPKWSALSALLLAPALFWGSEYLPFYRGYSWGIPAALLVFGVVFLDRAGTLRMPCWLSAVGNSSYSLYLSHGIVQSALGKILTLSGMWPALSGDLYVFLISLISILTGYCCWLLTEKPLDAWFSRRFLRREAAR; this is encoded by the coding sequence ATGGCACAAGGCGATAAAATTCTCTCCATCCAGGCTTTGCGCGGGATCGCGGCCATCCTGGTAGTCGTTTTCCACGCTCAGGTTTTACTGGAAAAGTTCGTCGCCAAGGGAGCGCAGCCGGCTTGGCTCAACAGTATTCCCTTGCTGGCCAAGGGCGGACAGGTCGGCGTCGATATCTTTTTTGTCATCAGCGGTCTGGTCATCGTCTATACCTGCTGGGATCGTTTCGGTTGTCCGGTCAATGCCGCGTTTTTTCTGAAAAAGCGTATTTTTCGTATTTTTCCTGTCTATTGGCTTAACCTTGTGCCCTGGGTTATCGTTTTTCTATTTTTTTCACACGCGCTGGCCTCTCATCCGGTATTCAACCTTGAGCAGACAATTTTTTCCTTTTTTCTGATTCCCTGTTTCAATGGTATGAACGGCCCGTTAAATACGTACTATCTGTTGGGCGCCGCATGGGCGCTGACCTATGAATTTTATTTTTATCTGTTGGTAACCCTTGCTCTTTTTTTTGACAGAAAATGGTTTGTTCCGATCATTATCGTCTGTTTCGCGGGCGGTACGTTTATCCCTCAGAAAGAAACCATCCCGCTGTTGACGATTTTCAGCAGTTCGCTGCTGGCGGAATTCCTGTATGGTATGGCAATCGGATACGCTCTCCGCCGGGCGGTCAGGATACCGAAGTGGAGCGCGCTGTCGGCGCTTTTGCTGGCCCCCGCGCTTTTCTGGGGCAGCGAATATCTGCCTTTTTACCGGGGCTATAGTTGGGGAATTCCGGCGGCGCTGCTGGTCTTTGGCGTGGTTTTCCTGGACAGGGCCGGGACGTTGCGCATGCCGTGCTGGTTGTCGGCTGTGGGCAACAGTTCATACAGCCTGTATCTTTCACATGGCATAGTGCAGTCGGCTCTCGGTAAAATATTGACGCTTTCCGGGATGTGGCCCGCTTTGTCCGGTGATCTGTATGTGTTTCTTATTTCTTTGATTTCCATCCTGACAGGCTACTGCTGCTGGCTTTTGACGGAAAAGCCCCTGGATGCCTGGTTTTCGCGGCGTTTCTTACGCCGTGAGGCGGCACGTTAG
- a CDS encoding tail fiber assembly protein translates to MPNVTVVPADRLIIVDGEALRFDFPAPVNLRALQWDGALRTGHVEFTDDYNQSLDATLYAEEVAPFAALHKAEKARLSTEAETAEAARFAEYNSENARFIRLRAARDARVADTDYLVMPDYPLDNADMVTVRAYRQALRDLPQQDGAPWDGGGEETPWPVLAR, encoded by the coding sequence ATGCCTAACGTCACTGTTGTCCCTGCAGACCGACTGATTATCGTTGACGGCGAGGCTCTGCGTTTCGACTTCCCGGCCCCGGTCAACCTGCGTGCCCTGCAATGGGATGGCGCGCTCCGGACAGGTCATGTGGAGTTCACCGACGACTATAACCAGTCTCTGGACGCCACCCTCTACGCCGAGGAAGTGGCCCCATTTGCGGCTCTGCACAAAGCCGAAAAAGCCCGCCTCTCCACCGAGGCCGAAACCGCCGAAGCCGCGCGCTTTGCCGAATACAACAGTGAAAACGCACGTTTTATCCGCCTGCGCGCAGCGCGCGACGCCCGCGTGGCCGACACGGACTATCTGGTTATGCCGGACTATCCTCTGGATAACGCGGACATGGTCACGGTCCGCGCGTACCGCCAGGCCCTGCGAGATTTGCCCCAGCAGGACGGCGCCCCCTGGGACGGCGGCGGGGAAGAAACCCCTTGGCCTGTGCTCGCACGTTAG
- a CDS encoding major capsid protein: protein MSNSLGFVVSLAEMEQFYRGGKAGQIIELMNKTNDIMDDVLWMESNQSDGHLTRIRTGLPEVYWRRLYQGTPPSKSQWSQVKEGCGILEAIMELDVEELRLYGSRDKSFRMSEGVAFAEAMRQKVAATLFYGDSNLNPDEFNGLAMRYPARDANNVLDAGGRDEAGCTSLWLISWGAQAVHGIYPKGSSGGLSHEDLQTYMAQDPDGRKYQVVGDKYNWRCGLAVRDWRGVVRVANLPVKDLDKRKGQSGFIDLQKLTIEAKNRMPQHLRQKAVWYANADVLTALELQNSDAGNVQLQYGEFFDAKAVPVLHGRPVRQCDAVLSGESAV, encoded by the coding sequence ATGTCCAATTCCCTGGGTTTCGTGGTCTCACTGGCTGAAATGGAGCAGTTCTACCGCGGCGGCAAGGCCGGGCAGATCATCGAACTGATGAACAAAACCAACGACATCATGGACGACGTGCTCTGGATGGAGTCCAACCAGTCCGACGGGCATCTGACCCGCATCCGCACGGGCCTGCCCGAGGTTTACTGGCGCAGACTCTATCAGGGCACGCCGCCTTCCAAGTCGCAGTGGAGCCAGGTCAAGGAAGGCTGCGGCATCCTGGAGGCCATCATGGAGCTGGACGTGGAGGAACTGCGCCTCTACGGCAGCCGGGACAAATCCTTCCGCATGAGCGAGGGCGTGGCCTTTGCCGAAGCCATGCGCCAGAAGGTGGCCGCCACCCTCTTTTACGGGGACAGCAATCTGAACCCCGACGAGTTCAACGGTCTGGCCATGCGCTATCCGGCCCGCGACGCCAACAACGTGCTGGACGCGGGCGGCCGCGACGAGGCGGGCTGCACCTCGCTCTGGCTGATCTCCTGGGGCGCGCAGGCCGTGCACGGCATCTACCCCAAGGGCAGCAGCGGCGGCCTTTCCCATGAGGACCTCCAGACCTACATGGCCCAGGACCCGGACGGCCGCAAATACCAGGTGGTGGGCGACAAGTACAACTGGCGCTGCGGCTTGGCCGTGCGCGACTGGCGCGGCGTGGTGCGCGTGGCCAACCTGCCGGTCAAGGATCTGGACAAGCGCAAGGGTCAGAGCGGCTTCATCGACCTGCAGAAGCTGACTATCGAGGCCAAGAACCGCATGCCCCAGCATCTGCGCCAGAAGGCCGTCTGGTACGCCAATGCCGACGTGCTCACGGCCCTGGAGCTCCAGAATTCCGACGCAGGCAACGTGCAGTTGCAGTACGGTGAATTTTTCGACGCCAAGGCCGTGCCTGTGCTGCACGGGCGGCCCGTCCGCCAGTGCGACGCCGTGCTTTCCGGCGAAAGCGCCGTGTAG
- a CDS encoding Bbp19 family protein → MDVFAPYEQAPQREARARRAAEQQEQRLRAAVDALMDSPDGRCLLRWLIQLCQCFQALTPTGGDLETHRLIFTEGRRFVGMRLLRLLQDADSGHLPRLLQTKEDDHGI, encoded by the coding sequence ATGGATGTTTTCGCTCCCTACGAACAGGCCCCGCAGCGTGAAGCCCGGGCGCGGCGCGCGGCGGAACAGCAGGAGCAACGGCTGCGCGCCGCCGTGGATGCTCTCATGGACAGCCCGGACGGCCGCTGCCTGCTGCGCTGGCTGATCCAGCTCTGCCAGTGCTTCCAGGCCCTGACGCCGACCGGCGGCGATCTGGAAACGCACCGGCTGATTTTCACCGAAGGCCGCCGCTTTGTGGGCATGCGCCTGCTGCGGCTCCTGCAGGACGCCGATTCCGGCCATCTGCCCCGGCTTTTGCAAACCAAGGAGGACGATCATGGCATCTGA
- a CDS encoding portal protein, translated as MNATLTGRVSAPGTDGETRFRADVRELARRHRALLRRRAPWDAAWQSLADHFLPTRCRLRPTDNDAEQGPMLNSRLVDATGILAMRILAAGLQGGLTSPARPWFRLSLDDAGLAKSRAGQVWLDEVAARMRVVFQRSNFYNAMHTLYAELGTFGTAFAFELADPRWGFRFVPLCAGEYALDCNARRRVDTVFRRASMSLRQIAEAFSATALPESLREALRRNPEERHTVIQAVFPRSGRTPGRLDAAGMPVASVHWLEGREGGAHPLRESGFTAFPGFGPRWEAAGSDIYGRSPAMDALPDCRMLQQMGITTLKAIHKAVDPPMSVAAGLKSVGLDLTPGGINYVDSLPGQSPQAATPLLQVRPDLATARKAMEAVQNQIRAGLYNDLFKLILEGRAQVTASEIAAREEEKLVLIGPVLERLHDELFIPLIDRTFELMRGLDMLPPCPPELAGRRLRVEFVSLLAQAQKLVGVSAADQYLALTLRASTAWPEALDSLNVDNLLDSYAESLGLPVSLTRPPEERRLLRQARADAARSGELTRQLGEAADLLKTLARSPLAQARADGGDGSVLDGLLSLLRQAANGAAPVSASDHERGAPPPAHSSGGAA; from the coding sequence ATGAACGCAACCCTCACCGGGCGCGTCTCCGCTCCCGGCACGGACGGCGAAACCCGCTTCAGGGCGGACGTGCGCGAACTGGCCCGCCGCCACCGCGCGCTGCTGCGTCGCCGCGCGCCCTGGGACGCGGCCTGGCAGAGTCTGGCGGACCACTTTCTACCCACGCGCTGCCGCCTGCGCCCCACGGACAACGACGCCGAGCAGGGTCCCATGCTCAACAGCCGTCTGGTGGACGCCACGGGCATCCTGGCCATGCGGATCCTGGCCGCCGGCTTGCAGGGCGGTCTGACCAGCCCGGCCCGGCCCTGGTTCCGCCTTTCCCTGGACGACGCGGGCCTGGCCAAAAGCCGCGCCGGACAGGTCTGGCTGGACGAGGTGGCCGCGCGCATGCGCGTGGTCTTCCAGCGTTCCAACTTCTACAACGCCATGCACACCCTCTATGCGGAGCTGGGCACTTTCGGCACGGCCTTTGCCTTTGAACTGGCCGACCCGCGCTGGGGCTTCCGTTTTGTGCCGCTCTGCGCCGGGGAATACGCGCTGGACTGCAACGCCCGTCGCCGGGTGGACACGGTTTTCCGCCGCGCGTCCATGAGCCTGCGCCAGATTGCGGAAGCCTTCAGCGCGACCGCCCTGCCCGAATCGCTGCGCGAGGCGCTCCGCCGCAATCCGGAGGAACGGCATACGGTGATCCAGGCGGTCTTTCCCCGCTCCGGCCGCACGCCGGGGCGGCTGGACGCGGCCGGCATGCCGGTGGCGTCGGTGCACTGGCTCGAGGGCCGCGAAGGCGGCGCGCATCCCCTGCGGGAATCGGGCTTTACGGCCTTTCCCGGTTTCGGCCCGCGCTGGGAGGCGGCCGGGAGCGACATCTACGGCCGTTCCCCGGCCATGGACGCCCTGCCCGACTGCCGCATGCTGCAACAGATGGGCATCACCACGCTCAAGGCCATCCACAAGGCCGTGGACCCGCCCATGAGCGTGGCCGCCGGGCTCAAATCCGTGGGCCTGGACCTCACGCCCGGCGGCATCAACTACGTGGACAGCCTGCCCGGCCAGAGCCCGCAGGCGGCCACGCCCCTGCTCCAGGTCCGGCCTGACCTGGCCACGGCCCGCAAGGCCATGGAAGCCGTACAGAACCAGATCCGCGCCGGACTGTACAACGATCTCTTCAAACTGATCCTGGAAGGCCGCGCCCAGGTCACGGCCAGCGAAATCGCGGCCAGGGAGGAGGAAAAGCTGGTGCTCATCGGGCCGGTGCTGGAACGTCTGCACGACGAGCTGTTCATCCCGCTCATCGACCGCACCTTTGAGCTGATGCGCGGCCTGGACATGCTGCCGCCCTGCCCGCCCGAACTGGCGGGCCGCCGCCTCAGGGTGGAATTCGTCTCCCTGCTGGCCCAGGCCCAGAAGCTGGTGGGCGTCAGCGCGGCGGACCAGTACCTGGCCCTGACCCTCAGGGCTTCCACGGCCTGGCCCGAGGCTCTGGACAGCCTCAATGTGGACAATCTGCTGGACAGTTACGCCGAAAGCCTGGGCCTGCCCGTGAGCCTGACCCGCCCGCCCGAGGAGCGCCGCCTGCTCCGCCAGGCCCGCGCCGACGCCGCGCGGAGCGGGGAACTGACCAGACAGCTCGGAGAAGCGGCGGACCTGCTCAAAACCCTGGCCCGGAGCCCTCTGGCCCAGGCCCGCGCCGACGGCGGCGACGGCAGCGTGCTGGACGGTCTGCTCAGCCTGCTGCGCCAAGCCGCGAACGGCGCTGCCCCGGTTTCCGCGTCCGACCATGAGAGGGGCGCGCCGCCTCCGGCACACTCTTCCGGGGGGGCCGCCTGA
- a CDS encoding GNAT family N-acetyltransferase has translation MKLRYRQCLGKRVRAALFQQMEEEGLLPFAMSAWEKPTLKDWLALTATNSGAAVLLRCEDEAGRILGCGLFTRRPYRVWHFDFTAFRAGFSVAAQQARGGFAWMFRHRDCTSVMGVCPAPNRHAWRLAEACGFRILARLPEACFYARKGNYVDGVLVLCTREDLNTVMQRKKEVIMGFGGGGTPSIPEPTPVPKQEVQKPVTEAATAARQNQRDKAAKAAGIGGSIYTSPLNRADGNTRKTLLGQ, from the coding sequence ATGAAACTTCGCTACCGGCAATGCCTGGGTAAACGCGTTCGCGCGGCCCTTTTTCAACAGATGGAAGAGGAAGGCCTGCTGCCCTTCGCCATGAGCGCCTGGGAAAAACCTACGCTCAAGGACTGGCTGGCGCTTACGGCCACCAACAGCGGCGCGGCGGTGCTGTTGCGTTGCGAGGACGAAGCCGGACGGATTCTGGGCTGCGGCCTGTTCACGCGCCGACCCTACCGCGTCTGGCATTTTGATTTCACGGCCTTCCGGGCGGGCTTTTCCGTAGCCGCGCAACAGGCGCGCGGCGGCTTCGCCTGGATGTTCAGGCATCGGGACTGCACGTCCGTCATGGGCGTCTGCCCGGCCCCCAACCGCCACGCCTGGCGGCTGGCCGAGGCATGCGGCTTCCGCATTCTGGCGCGCCTGCCCGAGGCCTGCTTCTACGCCCGCAAGGGCAACTATGTGGACGGCGTGCTGGTGCTCTGCACCAGGGAAGATCTGAACACGGTCATGCAAAGAAAAAAGGAGGTCATCATGGGATTTGGAGGAGGCGGTACGCCCAGCATTCCCGAGCCCACGCCCGTGCCCAAGCAGGAAGTGCAGAAACCCGTTACCGAGGCGGCCACGGCGGCCCGCCAGAATCAGCGGGACAAGGCGGCCAAGGCCGCGGGCATCGGCGGGTCCATCTACACCAGCCCCCTGAACCGCGCGGACGGCAACACGCGCAAAACCCTGCTGGGGCAGTAA